TTAGCATAAATAGTCCACATGATACGCTATAATATTATAAAATAATGCTTTAGAATACCACACAGATGAATCAAATAAACAAACCATTGTAACAAGTGCTTACCCATCGGTTTGTATTGCCTCATGAAACTGCTCTACAACCGTCCATTTTGTAACATTCAGATCGCGCCACTTATGACCTCTGATAAAATCCGGTCTATGCTCTACAAGTTTCAGACACTTCTCGAGTCCTAGTAACTATTTTATATATAAGAAATAGTAGGGATCAAGGCAAACAAAAACATATGTTAAGATGAATAAAAATAATAGATAGTTACCGTAGTAGCAAGGTCATTGCGTTTGACCCGAGAACCAAGTGAGTCCAATACTTGAATCTCACGTTTCTTGGCATTGAGGACTGCTAGATACCAATGGTAGCTCGGCATGTTAATCGGAATGAATAACTGCTGTAAATATCATACAAGTCACGGTCGCAATTAGATATAAATATTAAGAAATCATTATACATATGAATTAATAAAAACAATACATAATTATATGCATGGATAACGAGACAAAAACTAACCATGTCTTGCTGTAGATAAGTATTAACATGATGCACGATGCGGTGATATTTTGATGGGTCTATGTCTCTTTCCCCGTCTTCTTTTATCTGGCCAGATACAAACGTGCTAACAACGTGTACCTTTTCACCCGCTCTGTCTTGTAGATGGTCGTGAGCAAGTATGCAATATATGTAAGCATTTATCACCTGTAATCAACATTTAGATTATGTGTGCATTTTATAATATTAAATATTGTTCATATTATTAATTACAAAGTTTGTGCAATTGGTCTTACACCGTCATGTAAGAACATATCATCTTTCATAAGGCATTCCAAATCGTCGGTTGATAACAAGGCATCTCCAATGTCCACGAACTGGGTATTCTTGGGGGCAGACTTGATTGATTCGATTACTGTAATATCCCTAGGGGTACAAACACAGTCTGTCGAATTCATAAATAAATGAGCCAATTTAGCAATCAAACTGAGCAAAAATAGTTGAATACAAGAGGCAATATCACAAAAATAAGATTGATAGTAATATTAAAAAATACCTTGTGAGATAACATGTAAATTAGCATCCTTTTTTGGTTTGTTATGAGATATAACCTCTTCGACATTTTTATGTTGTGAATTTTTGTCCCCTTGCAGCAACATCGCATATGAACCCTCAATGGATTCTTTCCGTGCATCTCCAAAGTCCATATCCATGTCTTCTATATTCTGAAAaaacaaaaatataaaaatagaccTTTCGTGTTTTCATGTATAATATACATACAGAGGAAGGTTAGCTATATGCACCTCTTCTCGTGGTGTTTCAGTGCGGTCTGTCATCGTTACATCAGTGCATATGTCGGAACCCATCACTTTGTATCTACGATGAAATATATATGATGAAATACAAATGATGTTTTCTACTGCATAATATAATCATATATAATATCTGAAAAAATAGTAATGACGCCCAGCAGCAGCAACCATGGAtgaaatttatttattttaattcccaattagttagtagtagcgcggggccTGACAATCTTCTTAATAATCAAGAAAACATCAAAGCTTTTGGCTCGTGTTTGAATTTATTTACTCATACTCATTTCCTCAACTAAAATTCAGATATATCAAATGTGTTTTTTACCAGTATTTTTTTCAACTTTTATAGATATTATTTATACAGGAAACCTTTTAAAGCATCAAATGATTATGACTATAAAAATAATGGATTTTATTAGAACAATGTGAGGTGAATCAGACACGGCCGATAAAAAGAAGACCATTTCTTTTTTGGATCGGACAACGCCGTGATCAATCACAATCTCTCCCCCGTCACTGCCTAGTACAGTAGTCTACGTAGTAGTATTAAGAAAAAAACGTCggatttctcaaaaaaaaacGTCAGTCATCCTCTCCACTGCCGCCTCACATTCTTCTCTGGATAGTTCCCCACCACTGCCTCACAATCTCCTCCGTTCCCCATTCTCTCCACCACAACCAGCGCTCCCTGGTcaggccgccccctccccttcgtCACCACCGCCGGCGCTCCCTGGTCAGGCTGCCCTCCCCTTTGTCACCAGCGTCGCCGCTCCCTAGCAGGCCGCCCCTCCCCTTCGAATCAGATCATAGAAGTGGCCGAGGAGGTCCTCGAGCTCGGCATGCTCGCGCCAGTGCCAGGCGCCGTTGGATGCGGACGCGGAGGCTCGGGACTTGCACGCCCTACTCTACCCTGTTCCTTCCAATCCGGCCCCGAAGTGCTCGAGGAGGCGCTCGAGGTCGGCATGCTCACCGGCGACGCTGGGTCCCTCCATCCTCCTGGTTCCCTCGCCATCGCCAAGATGAGCCTCTCCACCCTCTCCCGCGCGATCGTCCAGGTCCAGGTAATCTCTCTCTCCCTGACCCTGCCGTATGCTCCTCCCCGTCAATTCGGTTAGTCGCCAGGTGCATCGCCTCACTGAGATATCACCATGAATATTCCTTTTCAAGACTGTCCATATTTTGTTCTGTTAAAGGGCTTTGTTAGAAAATCTGATTTAACTGAGTATTATTCTGCTCTAAATTGCGGCCCCTTCTGGTTGTGAGTGGATCCAAGAGTTCACATGATGCAGTATCTTTTTGAAAGATGATACATTATCTTCATAAAAGAAAGGAAGTTGGAGGAGTTATTATTGAAGAGGGATTCAGTGGTATGTGCTTCTCAAGAGCTAAACTGGAACAAGAAGTGCATGACTCTCATGCCTACACTAACTAATCAGGTAGCATATGCAAATTTTTAACCATACTACATCCAGATATGACATTTGAATATAAAAACTGACAATTCATATTATAAAATGGAACAAAAATGGGTGTCGCGTTTATTCTTTAGAGAGTGTGTTTTCCTTTCAAGAATGTAATATGAGAAATCATCTGCTTAGTTGGTGGTTGTATTGATGATTCGGCCCTTAATGGTTTAGACTTCccgaaggagaagaaggaggtgCGGAAAGAGGATGGGAGCAACAAATCTGAATCAAAGAGTATGCTTTGTTGTGGATCTTCTATGGAATGTTGTTGCTAGTAACCAAGCATGCTTTCTCTTTAGTTCCTCTATGAAAGTAGCATCAAATTGGGATTTTGTTGATGATTTGCAAAGCTTAATTGAGACATAATTCTCTCAGTTCCCACTTTTGCAAATCGTGATTGTTAGTTGAAGTTAGTTGGTTCTCCCGATCCCAGTTGCTTCTAATGCAGGTCTGTAGTCCTGAGTTTAGTGGGTGATTCTGTACGATCTTGCGATGATTATAACTGCAACACTTGAGGGTTGGTAGTAGCACATGCCCAAGGCTTGATGAACTCGTATGGCTTTTGTTCTCTTTCTTTTGGAGGGGAGAACTCTTCCACTTGCTTCTGCCTTTTCATCAGCTTCCATGCTGCAGTTTGACAATTTTTATTTCGGTGATATTTTTTGGGTTCCCCTTTTCCATCTTTTATGTTTGTCGATGGGTCATTAAAACAAAAAACGGTGATGTATGAACCATTTTCACCAATGATTTATTCATTGTGTCCACCAGTGATCTTTTGAGATACTGACGCTTGTTTTTTTTTGGAATTAGGGGTGAGAATTACTTATCGATGACTCGGGCATCAACTCTTGATTTTCGGCGGAAGACACAGGGTCAGAACAACTGGTCTGGGCCGTTGCGCCTAGTAAATGTCGTCAGAAATAAATTCCCTACCTACAAGAATGGTACGAATGGGATAGTCATCAAATTTGCTGATGAGCCAGAAACGCCATTACTTAAGGAGTCTGTTGCCAAAGGGACAGCAGATCTGCTTGATCGGCGTCAGCGTCTTTCAGTCCGCGAGCTCGCAATGAAATTTGAGAAGGGCCTCAGTACTGCCACATTATTATCTAATGAGGTATGGGTCTTCCTGATTCCTGAACACTCATTTAGCAATTGGTCCAGTTATTACAGACCTTAAGTTATTGCATTGGCTTTAACTCTCAAGTTAAATGTAAACAAGTGGCTTTATTGGAGCGAGACATCCTTCTGAAGAATCTAAAGAGTGTATTGGAGTCACTGAGAGGACAAGTAGCTGGCAAATATAAGGATGAATTTGAGGAATCAGTATCTATGGTTGGTTTTTCTTCTTTTGAACCATATTTACAACCACGTGAAGGATTATTGTTCCTCAGTGCATTTTTAGAGTATCTTTAATGACGCTGCAAGTGTTCTAAACTAACCAATATGGTTTCTTAAAAGAAGTCTCCAGCTAAATATATATGCCTAAATCATCCCTTTGTTTGTGAGCACTTTAATAGTTTGACACTTTCTATAGGTGGATATTTTAGCAGTTCAGCTGTCCAAAAGAGAAAATGAGTTGCTTCAGCAGAAAACCGAGGTCACGAGAATAGCGACTTCACTGAAACTGGTGAGTTGATACTAGTACTTTGGAAGTATCTTTATTCTATGGACCTTTGTAAGCACATTTTAGTACCATGATCCATTCTGTGTTCTCTGTTTACAATGTACTATCAAATGTCATGTGTATTTTCCCTGCTTGCTACTGGCTTTGGAGGAAAACTTAGTTCCGTCGTTTTTAAATGTAAATTATCTGCTATGATTAAGCAAGCCAAGCTGAAGTTTTGCCTTTGTTGGGACTTCTGAAACAGACTATCAAACAGTACTACAAATTTGAAATGGTGTTCTTTCCTTGCAAATGCACAGCAAATTTTCAGGGGCCTGCCGATGGTTTGTTGAACAGCAAATTTTTAGGAGTTCTGCCTGATTTTCTTACCATGGTTAAGAAAATAACATGCTGGCAATGATTTGTGAGTAAAGCATGTTCCAATTCCTCTTGGATTGGCGCGTCGTTTTAGTATTTTTTATAAACATCATTTATCCATATCAAGTATGCTTAATCTTGGTATATTCCCATTTTTTCATTTTCACAAATCACTCTTTCTATATCGTTCACAGGCTTCTGAAGATGCTAGGAGAATTGTTGACGAAGAACGAACTAATGCACGCATGGAGATTGAAAATGCTAGAGCTGTTGTACAAAGAGTTCAAAAAGTACTTCAAGAGAAAGAGAACAGTTCACAAAGAATTGGAAAGCAGGTAAATTGTATATAATTTTATGAGCAGCATATTATCTTGTTTTCTGTACTTTGTACCATGCTTACCTGGAACTTATGCCTGAATCTGTATTCCTTATATATTCTTTTATTTATGTCATATACAATTACTCCCCTTGACTTCTGTACAGTTTTTCTGTTCAAAACCAGCGGTAGTTTATTTTAATTTAACTATGCAACCTTCTACGTACTGCATCATACAGCAACAGATCTTCCTGCCCAACTTTGCTTTTATTGCTTGCTTGTCCAGATGTTG
The sequence above is a segment of the Aegilops tauschii subsp. strangulata cultivar AL8/78 chromosome 6, Aet v6.0, whole genome shotgun sequence genome. Coding sequences within it:
- the LOC141025313 gene encoding stomatal closure-related actin-binding protein 1-like; the encoded protein is MVDILAVQLSKRENELLQQKTEVTRIATSLKLASEDARRIVDEERTNARMEIENARAVVQRVQKVLQEKENSSQRIGKQKRKI